A section of the Falco peregrinus isolate bFalPer1 chromosome 3, bFalPer1.pri, whole genome shotgun sequence genome encodes:
- the PEX2 gene encoding peroxisome biogenesis factor 2 — translation MASSTGSEKSVNPVLRISQLDALELNKALEQLVWSQFSNCFHGFKPGVLAHFEPELKAFLWLILWRFTIYSKNATVGQAILNIQYKNNLSQTEKYQPLSKHQKLWYLIFTVGGRWLEERCYDLFSNRQLQSFCKIKSYINFGAGLLKLCGLLNFLIFLQKGTFATLTERILGIRSVFCKPQSIRQVGFEYMNRELLWHGFAEFLIYLLPLINVQKLKLKISSCCLPIAGVSNSENTLAAHCKECSLCGEWPTMPHTIGCSHVFCYYCIKSNYLFDMYFTCPKCGSEVHSLQPLKYKIEMTELHA, via the coding sequence ATGGCCTCCAGCACTGGAAGTGAAAAGAGTGTGAATCCTGTGCTAAGAATAAGTCAACTTGATGCTCTTGAACTAAACAAAGCTCTGGAACAACTAGTGTGGTCCCAGTTTAGCAACTGTTTTCATGGATTTAAACCAGGAGTGTTGGCTCATTTTGAACCAGaacttaaagcatttttatggCTTATATTATGGAGATTCACTATCTACTCTAAGAATGCCACTGTGGGACAGGCTATTCTGAATATTCAGTACAAGAATAACTTATCTCAGACAGAGAAATACCAGCCTCTGAGCAAACACCAGAAGTTATGGTATCTTATTTTCACTGTTGGCGGAAGATGGTTGGAAGAAAGATGTTATGATTTATTTAGCAATCGACAACTGCAATCATTCTGCAAAATTAAGAGTTACATTAACTTTGGAGCTGGACTTCTTAAACTTTGTGGACTTctaaattttctgatttttcttcagaaaggaaCATTTGCAACGCTTACAGAACGCATTCTAGGAATTAGGTCAGTTTTTTGCAAGCCACAAAGTATTCGTCAGGTAGGATTTGAATACATGAACAGGGAACTTTTATGGCATGGCTTTGCTGAATTTTTGATATATCTGCTACCACTTATTAACGTACAGAAACtaaaacttaaaatttcttcatgcTGTTTGCCTATTGCAGGTGTTTCCAATAGTGAAAACACATTAGCAGCTCACTGCAAGGAATGTTCACTATGTGGGGAATGGCCTACCATGCCTCATACCATAGGCTGTTCACATGTTTTTTGTTACTACTGTATTAAAAGTAACTATTTATTTGatatgtattttacatgtcCTAAATGTGGCTCAGAGGTACACAGTCTCCAGCcactgaaatataaaattgaAATGACAGAATTGCATGCCTGA